The Deltaproteobacteria bacterium sequence AGGGCTTGAGAAAATATTTTGGCAGAACCAGGGGCAAGATAAACTACTATCCTTCAAACGATATTTCTTCTCAACTGAGCAGCGGTTCATCCCTTATTCGTGATATGGTTGTATGTCCGTGCTCCATGGGTACGTTGGCAAGAATTGCATCAGGCATATCTGGAAACCTGATTGAACGGACGGCAGATGTTGTATTAAAGGAAAAGGGGAGGCTCATTATTGTCCCGCGGGAAACACCTTTAAATCAGATACACCTTGAAAACATGTTAAAGCTCTGTAAAATGAATGCGCATATAATACCTGCAATGCCGGCCTTTTATCACAAACCAAAAAAAATGGAAGACCTCGTTGATTTTGTCGTGGGCAAGATTCTGGACGCAATGGGAATCGAGAATAGATTGTATAAAAGATGGGGTGGCGGGAAATAGTTATGCTGGATATAAAATTTGCAAGAGAAAATCCAGAGAAAGTAATCAAAGCCCTTGAGAAGAGGCATTATGATATATCTGTATTTGATGACTTTCTCAAAAACGAAAAAGAAAGGAAAACGATACTTTCCGCTGTTGAAAACCATCGCCAAAAGTTGAATGAGATTTCTAACAAGGTTGGAGTAGGCAGAAAACAGGGACAGGATGTATCAGAATTATTATTCAAGGCAAAAGAACTTTCAGACACAATAAAAAATCAAGAGGCTTTTTTAAGTGAATGGGAAGAAAAAGTTAAAAATGCGTTATTGATTATCCCCAACATCCAGCACGCAACAGTTCCCGAAGGTAAGACACCGGATGATAATAGAGAAGTCAGAAGATACGGCAACCTTCATCAAATTGCCTTTACACCAAGAGATCACAGCGAAATAGGTGTCAACCTCGGCATTCTGGATTTTGAGCGGGGAAGTAAAATAGCCGGCGCCAGATTTACATTGTATAAAGGTCTGGGTGCGCTTTTAGAAAGGGCGCTTATCAATTTTATGCTGGATGTGCATACGCGGGAGAACGGATATATAGAGGTCCTCCCGCCTTTTATGGTAAACAGGGCATGTATGACAGGGACAGGCCAGCTTCCAAAGTTTGAAGACGACCTGTTTAAGATAGAAGGATGGGATCATTTTCTTATACCTACCGCAGAGGTTCCTGTTACAAATATCTTTAGAGATGAGATATTGAAAGAGGGAGAATTGCCAATCTATTACACGGCATATACGCCATGTTTCAGAAAAGAGGCCGGTTCATACGGCAAGGATGTGAAGGGGCTTATAAGGCAGCATCAGTTCAACAAGGTGGAATTAGTAAAATTTGCAAA is a genomic window containing:
- a CDS encoding flavin prenyltransferase UbiX, which encodes MRKNTRIVAITGASGTLYGLRLIQELLKRGDDTAVIISPSGFLVLEQETGLRLKGDRLGVAKGLRKYFGRTRGKINYYPSNDISSQLSSGSSLIRDMVVCPCSMGTLARIASGISGNLIERTADVVLKEKGRLIIVPRETPLNQIHLENMLKLCKMNAHIIPAMPAFYHKPKKMEDLVDFVVGKILDAMGIENRLYKRWGGGK
- the serS gene encoding serine--tRNA ligase — encoded protein: MLDIKFARENPEKVIKALEKRHYDISVFDDFLKNEKERKTILSAVENHRQKLNEISNKVGVGRKQGQDVSELLFKAKELSDTIKNQEAFLSEWEEKVKNALLIIPNIQHATVPEGKTPDDNREVRRYGNLHQIAFTPRDHSEIGVNLGILDFERGSKIAGARFTLYKGLGALLERALINFMLDVHTRENGYIEVLPPFMVNRACMTGTGQLPKFEDDLFKIEGWDHFLIPTAEVPVTNIFRDEILKEGELPIYYTAYTPCFRKEAGSYGKDVKGLIRQHQFNKVELVKFAKPETSYDELEKLTSDAEKILQKLGLHYRVVELCAGDIGFSSAKTYDIEVWLPGQGKYREISSCSNFEDFQARRANIKYKPKDGGKPRFVHTLNGSGLAVGRTLVAILENFQQEDGSVIIPEALRPYMGGVERIVSGKQ